The genomic interval AAGATGCAATAAAAAAATATCATGTGGATTATTCCTCTGTGACATCATGGTTTAATCACCCGCTTTACATTAATGCACTTGTTGAAAATATCCAGAAGGGATTGAAGGCTTTTGACAAAAAACCTGTTGTCCTCTTCAGCGCCCACAGCCTTCCGCAAAAATTTATCGATAATGGTGACCCTTATGTCAATGAGATACAGGGAACAATAAATACAATCCTAAAAAAGATTGACATACAGTGGTATCTTTCTTACCAGAGTAAGACAGGTCCCGTGAAATGGCTTGAGCCAACAACCGAACATATGCTCCATGAACTTTCAGAAAAAGGTGTAAAAAACTTGCTCGTTGTGCCAATCAGTTTTGTGTCGGACCACATTGAAACTCTCTATGAAATAGATATACTTTATAAAGGCATGGCAAAGGAACTCGGGATGAATCTAAAAAGGATAGAATCACTGAATACATCTTCTAAGTTCATTGAGGCGCTTGCAGATATTGTAATAAAGGGTGTCAAAGATATAGGATGGATATAAAAATGACTTACTACGACATTATCATAATAGGAGCTGGCATTAGCGGACTGAGTCTTGCACATTATTGTGCAAAGGAAGGGCTTAAGACATTAGTAATCGAAAAAAGTAAAAGGGTTGGCGGCACACTTCACTCTCACTGCTTTGAGGATATTGACTTTTGGGTCGAGATGGGTGCTCATACCTGCTACAATTCTTATCGCAACTTAATCCAAATCATGGAAGATTGCACAACAATCAGCAGACTTGTAAAGCGCGAGAAGGTTCCTTTCAAAATGCTCGTGGATGGTCATATAAGGTCAATCCTATCCCAGCTTAATTTTCTGGAACTCATGATATCAATACCAAATATTTTTAGCTTAAAAAAACAAGGGCAGAGTGTAAGGTCTTATTATTCAAAGGTCATCGGAAATAAGAATTTCCAGAGGGTGCTATCCCCTGCATTTAATGCAGTAATATCTCAAGATGCAAGTAATTTCCCTGCAGATATGCTTTTTAAAAAACGTAACAGAAGAAAAGACATTATAAAAAAATTTACGCTTACTAATGGAATTCAGTCTATCACAGATTCTATATCTTCCCAGAAAACAATCGAGATTATAATAGGCAAAGAAGTCCTTTCAATAGAGCATAACAGCGGCATTTTCAAGGCAGTAACAGACAGTGATGTATATAAATCAGATAGTCTGGCTGTTGCCGTTCCTGCATCAGTAGCATCGAAACTTCTCAGGAACTCGTTTCCACAAACAGCAGAAAGTTTGGCGGCAATCAGTGTAAAAAGTGTAGAGTCTGTTGGTGTTGCTGTTAAAAAAGACATAACAGCCTCAATACCACCTGTTGCAGGAATAATCCCTCTCTCAGACAGCTTTTATTCAATAGTGTCAAGAGATACTGTTAAACACGATAAATATCGAGGATTCACATTCCATTTTAAGCCCGGTATCCTAAATAACGATGCCAAATTGAAACAGATTGCCGAAGTACTTGGAATTAAGACAGCCCAAATCGAACATATGGCTGCTAAAGAGAACTTTGTACCTTCCCTCAAAGTTGGACATGATGCATTGGTCAGCAAAATAGAGCAATCAATTTCAGCAAGTCCTCTCCTACTGACCGGGAATTATTTCGACGGCATGGCTATAGAGGACTGTGTTACAAGGTCTCTAAGAGAGTTTTTGCGTCTGAAAAAACTGCTCGCCTCCCACGGAGGCTAACATGTTCTTCAAAGACTACTTGCAACTATTCGCTTTGTATCCTCTGCAATCAGATGACAATCAACACGGATGGAATGATTTTTTAGATGTGTTTCCATCTGCTTTTTTGCCTTGTGGCAGAGCTTTCTGAGAATATCAAATCTCTTTCCATAATAAAGCCATGGGAATATATCATTTAAATCAGAAGTCCTAAAAGGTTGAAGCTCATGAGAACCTACACCTATATTTTTCAGTAGAGTAAAGATATCCCCCTGTGTTGGCTTTTCTGCCCGCCAGAGAGAGACCTTCAAAAGATTAAGCCAATTAAGGACTAAGTGGATCTTTGATGGGCATGAATTTGACTCTGCATTACATAAATTGACTGTGTTAGAAATTGCGTCAAAGACATTCTCTGTATTATCAACAGTTACATAGGCATTGTCTTTATAGCGGAACAGCTCCTTGTGTGCATGTTTTGCCACTGCACTATCGCATATTATGATTTCATGATTTTCATTCAGGTTGTCTATCAGACACAAAAGCGACATGGATAATTATTATTACTTCATTCTCAAAAATGCAAGCGACTCGATGTGGTATGTATGTGGGAAGAAGTCTATCATCCTTATAGATTGCAGTTCGTATCCAGCCAAAAGTTTCCTCAAATCCCTTGCAAAAGTTGCTGGATTGCATGATATGTATGCAATCTTTTTAGGCGCCATAGCGAGTATTTTATATATTGCTGCATTTGTTAGTCCAGATCGCGGAGGGTCTAATATCAAAATGTCAACAGATTCTTTGATATTTAAATTTTCAATAGATGAAAGAATAAATCTGTAACCTTTTATACCATTTATTTGCAGATTTCTCTTGCCATCCTCTATCGCAAATGGGTTTTCCTCAACAGCAATCACCTCTCCTGCTTCATGAGCAATTGGGAGAGAGAAATTTCCTGCACCTGAATAAAGATCTAATATTCGTTTACCATCAAACGGTTGAAGATTATCTCTTATAAACCTGACAACCTTTTGATTCAATCTCCAGTGGCTCTGAAAAAAGCTCATTGGTGATATAGTATATTTTAAATCTTCAAGATCAAATGTTATATAATGCCTCCCGTATTTAAACAACCTTCTTCCCGAATCGATAAACACGCCGTGAAAACCTTCCTGCATAAGTTCACTGGCAAGTTTATCCCATTTCAATAGATGATTTGCCCTTACTTTTATCAATACAACAACTTTATCTTTACAAGATATATGCATCTCTCTAATTACAGCGGCATATTGTCTGTTTTTTAATATATTATGAGCTTTTAAGAGATATTCATTTATCTCATCTATCATAAGAAGACAGTTATCAATCTCAACAACTTCTGTTGTCTTTTTCTTATAAAATCCTATCTTCCCGTTTGAGACCTTAAACTGTCCCCTGTGTCTGTAATAAAATGGATTGCTATCAAAAAGGGATTCTGATAACTGCATATTTATCTTTCCTATTCTCTTCAAGGAATCTTTGAGTACTTTTTCTTTTAAGACTATCTGTCTTGGGTAAGAAATATACTGAAGCTGGCAGCCGCCACATATGCCAAAAAATTTACAATCAGGCTTTACTCTATCTGGAGAGGGTTCTAATATTTTTATAGTTGAAGCATTATAATAATCTCCCTTTTCTTCTAATCTTGCTTCTATGGTTTCACCGGGGATACTATTTTTTATAAATACAATCTTTCCATTGCATCTGCCAATAGAAAAACCACCGTATGCAGGGAGTTCAGCTTTAAGAGTTATTACCTTATTTTCTGCCTTCAATTATTTGCTTTATAGTGGCTTTAAGATTGCTCAGGTCAGATGACTTAACCACATATGCATCAGATACCCAGACAGAGAAATCATCCCTGTAATCATAGGCTGTAAGCATTATTATTGGCGTATCAGGCTTTTTTTCCTTCATCTGCCTCAATACCTGTATGCCGTCTATATCCGGCATCAGAATATCAAGAGTAACAAGGTCAGGATTTTCGCTTTCAAAAATATCCATAGCCTCTTTTCCTGAATTAGCCGTAACAACTGTATATCCTTCATCCTCAAGCTCTGCCTGATAAAGTTTCAATATATTCTTCTCATCATCCACAACCAGTATCTTCATATCATTCCTCCTCCAAAGGTAGATATATTTTAAACTTCGTACCTTTGCCCCAAACACTTTCAACTTCTATTTTACCACCGTGCTCTTCAATAATCCTCTTTGTTATAGAAAGACCAAGACCTGTCCCTGTGGGACGAGTAGTAAAAAATGGATCAAAGACACGATCTATATCTTCCTTTC from Dissulfurispira thermophila carries:
- a CDS encoding class I SAM-dependent RNA methyltransferase, which produces MKAENKVITLKAELPAYGGFSIGRCNGKIVFIKNSIPGETIEARLEEKGDYYNASTIKILEPSPDRVKPDCKFFGICGGCQLQYISYPRQIVLKEKVLKDSLKRIGKINMQLSESLFDSNPFYYRHRGQFKVSNGKIGFYKKKTTEVVEIDNCLLMIDEINEYLLKAHNILKNRQYAAVIREMHISCKDKVVVLIKVRANHLLKWDKLASELMQEGFHGVFIDSGRRLFKYGRHYITFDLEDLKYTISPMSFFQSHWRLNQKVVRFIRDNLQPFDGKRILDLYSGAGNFSLPIAHEAGEVIAVEENPFAIEDGKRNLQINGIKGYRFILSSIENLNIKESVDILILDPPRSGLTNAAIYKILAMAPKKIAYISCNPATFARDLRKLLAGYELQSIRMIDFFPHTYHIESLAFLRMK
- a CDS encoding FAD-dependent oxidoreductase, encoding MTYYDIIIIGAGISGLSLAHYCAKEGLKTLVIEKSKRVGGTLHSHCFEDIDFWVEMGAHTCYNSYRNLIQIMEDCTTISRLVKREKVPFKMLVDGHIRSILSQLNFLELMISIPNIFSLKKQGQSVRSYYSKVIGNKNFQRVLSPAFNAVISQDASNFPADMLFKKRNRRKDIIKKFTLTNGIQSITDSISSQKTIEIIIGKEVLSIEHNSGIFKAVTDSDVYKSDSLAVAVPASVASKLLRNSFPQTAESLAAISVKSVESVGVAVKKDITASIPPVAGIIPLSDSFYSIVSRDTVKHDKYRGFTFHFKPGILNNDAKLKQIAEVLGIKTAQIEHMAAKENFVPSLKVGHDALVSKIEQSISASPLLLTGNYFDGMAIEDCVTRSLREFLRLKKLLASHGG
- the hemH gene encoding ferrochelatase, which translates into the protein MLNFVIGVILLNMGGPDSLDSVKPFLRNLFSDRDIIKLGPSFLQKPIASLIIRKRLESVRKAYSLIGGKSPLLDITKAQAKALEESLNSSQFAVHGSRLFKVYVGMRYWHPFIEDAVDHAIRDGISRILALSLYPHYSIATTGSSLKKFEDAIKKYHVDYSSVTSWFNHPLYINALVENIQKGLKAFDKKPVVLFSAHSLPQKFIDNGDPYVNEIQGTINTILKKIDIQWYLSYQSKTGPVKWLEPTTEHMLHELSEKGVKNLLVVPISFVSDHIETLYEIDILYKGMAKELGMNLKRIESLNTSSKFIEALADIVIKGVKDIGWI
- a CDS encoding response regulator is translated as MKILVVDDEKNILKLYQAELEDEGYTVVTANSGKEAMDIFESENPDLVTLDILMPDIDGIQVLRQMKEKKPDTPIIMLTAYDYRDDFSVWVSDAYVVKSSDLSNLKATIKQIIEGRK